One genomic region from Cellulomonas hominis encodes:
- a CDS encoding enoyl-CoA hydratase/isomerase family protein — protein MTAVYAEDLGDGVRALVLNQPRKRNAISAPMMDLLADLLRAADADPDVRVVVLRGEGEHFSSGGDLTQSGPGEQTVEAARAQLQRYEAAIRTIRQIGTPVVAMADGFVVGGAFSLLLACDLVCVSDRVRVVPAFCRIGIVPEMGLMKFLPDLVGEKTAKEILLADRELSGADLRDLRLANRVLPAGELLAGTLELARRVAGMPPQSVQITKGIMNAAADTGLEAVLQAETTASPLCTRTEGFRETMKRFTK, from the coding sequence GTGACCGCGGTCTACGCCGAGGACCTCGGCGACGGCGTCCGCGCGCTGGTGCTCAACCAGCCGCGCAAGCGGAACGCCATCAGCGCCCCGATGATGGACCTGCTGGCGGACCTGCTCCGCGCGGCGGACGCCGACCCGGACGTCCGGGTCGTGGTGCTGCGCGGCGAGGGCGAGCACTTCTCGTCCGGCGGCGACCTCACCCAGTCCGGCCCGGGCGAGCAGACCGTCGAGGCCGCCCGGGCCCAGCTCCAGCGCTACGAGGCCGCGATCCGCACGATCCGGCAGATCGGCACGCCGGTCGTCGCGATGGCGGACGGCTTCGTGGTCGGAGGCGCGTTCAGCCTGCTGCTGGCGTGCGACCTGGTGTGCGTGTCGGACCGGGTGCGGGTCGTCCCGGCGTTCTGCCGGATCGGCATCGTGCCCGAGATGGGGCTGATGAAGTTCCTGCCCGACCTGGTGGGGGAGAAGACCGCCAAGGAGATCCTGCTCGCCGACCGCGAGCTCTCGGGCGCCGACCTGCGCGACCTGCGCCTGGCGAACCGGGTGCTGCCGGCCGGCGAGCTGCTGGCCGGGACCCTCGAGCTCGCCCGCCGCGTGGCGGGCATGCCGCCGCAGTCGGTGCAGATCACCAAGGGCATCATGAACGCCGCCGCGGACACCGGCCTGGAGGCGGTGCTGCAGGCGGAGACCACCGCGTCGCCGCTGTGCACCCGCACCGAGGGCTTCCGCGAGACGATGAAGCGGTTCACGAAGTGA
- a CDS encoding FAD-dependent oxidoreductase: MGTQFPLLSSPIRVGGLTLRNKLMTTSMSPGAGYVDAGSRPTQRFLNYLAVRSAGQTGLILQTVCPYERTAEHPGNHRLPGAWDDSCVPHLRQMADAVHQHGGLLAAQPYFVHDWKSRTDEDEHAWGPSDISILPMMGPFRAMTLEHIAIFKQQFVSCARVVKAAGWDAVEVMAGVGGILSRFLSPATNDRTDQYGGSLENRVRLTVEVIREIRAEVGPDFPILVRWSPVEYVSSPAGEGHTIEDALRVVPYLEEAGLDLHDLAVGWHESSVPLTTKRVPDGHWSWISERIKTVATKPVVTAYRETDPVVMEKILREGKADLIGGLRYSIADPDFARKVMEDRPEDIAMCLCCNRCIDDVVGRGLPLEKCGLNARLGPELDTLTIGKAPRRKSVMVAGSGPAGLSAAFAAHERGHDVTIYEAGPRTGGCTKMSAIFSPLHERLLTYYRTRLRKTPEIRVVLNTPVTADLVRRERPDAVVVAIGGEPRGIDVPGVDGANVVTSHDFLQMLNGTPPRKPGLVNTVLWAAAARFLKLYYTPGFARWATSVSPWPLRRSVAIIGGGLPGCELGELAMHSGRRTSILEEGRKIGYDVGGSDRFHVTSDFKKAPNVTTYPSTRVTEITPDGVRGVQTAPDGSQAPVRVTAKTVAVTLGFVPNPGLAREIEALGVEVHAVGDCAEPGRIADATKAGYRAGVAL; encoded by the coding sequence ATGGGTACCCAGTTCCCGCTGCTGTCCTCCCCGATCCGGGTGGGCGGCCTCACCCTCCGGAACAAGCTCATGACGACCTCGATGTCGCCGGGCGCGGGGTACGTGGACGCCGGGTCCCGGCCGACGCAGCGGTTCCTCAACTACCTCGCGGTGCGCTCCGCGGGGCAGACCGGCCTGATCCTGCAGACGGTCTGCCCGTACGAGCGCACCGCCGAGCACCCGGGGAACCACCGGCTGCCCGGCGCGTGGGACGACTCCTGCGTGCCGCACCTGCGGCAGATGGCGGACGCGGTGCACCAGCACGGCGGCCTGCTGGCCGCGCAGCCGTACTTCGTGCACGACTGGAAGTCCCGGACCGACGAGGACGAGCACGCCTGGGGGCCGTCCGACATCTCGATCCTGCCGATGATGGGCCCGTTCCGGGCGATGACCCTCGAGCACATCGCGATCTTCAAGCAGCAGTTCGTGAGCTGCGCGCGGGTGGTCAAGGCCGCGGGCTGGGACGCCGTCGAGGTGATGGCGGGGGTCGGCGGCATCCTCAGCCGGTTCCTGTCCCCGGCGACGAACGACCGGACCGACCAGTACGGCGGCTCCCTGGAGAACCGGGTGCGCCTCACGGTCGAGGTGATCCGGGAGATCCGCGCGGAGGTCGGCCCGGACTTCCCGATCCTGGTCCGCTGGTCGCCGGTCGAGTACGTGTCCAGCCCCGCGGGCGAGGGGCACACCATCGAGGACGCGCTGCGGGTCGTGCCGTACCTGGAGGAGGCCGGCCTGGACCTGCACGACCTCGCGGTCGGCTGGCACGAGAGCAGCGTCCCGCTCACCACGAAGAGGGTGCCGGACGGCCACTGGTCCTGGATCTCCGAGCGGATCAAGACGGTCGCCACCAAGCCGGTCGTCACGGCCTACCGCGAGACCGACCCGGTGGTCATGGAGAAGATCCTGCGCGAGGGCAAGGCGGACCTGATCGGCGGCCTGCGCTACTCGATCGCGGACCCCGACTTCGCCCGCAAGGTGATGGAGGACCGGCCGGAGGACATCGCGATGTGCCTGTGCTGCAACCGGTGCATCGACGACGTCGTGGGCCGCGGCCTGCCGCTGGAGAAGTGCGGCCTGAACGCGCGCCTGGGCCCGGAGCTGGACACGCTGACCATCGGGAAGGCGCCGCGCCGCAAGTCGGTCATGGTCGCCGGCTCCGGCCCGGCCGGCCTGTCCGCCGCGTTCGCCGCCCACGAGCGCGGCCACGACGTGACGATCTACGAGGCCGGCCCCCGCACGGGCGGCTGCACGAAGATGAGCGCGATCTTCAGCCCGCTGCACGAGCGCCTGCTCACGTACTACCGGACGAGGCTGCGCAAGACCCCGGAGATCCGGGTGGTGCTCAACACCCCGGTGACGGCGGACCTGGTGCGCCGGGAGCGGCCCGACGCCGTGGTGGTCGCGATCGGCGGCGAGCCCCGGGGCATCGACGTCCCGGGCGTAGACGGCGCGAACGTCGTCACCTCGCACGACTTCCTGCAGATGCTCAACGGCACCCCGCCCCGCAAGCCGGGGCTGGTCAACACGGTGCTGTGGGCCGCCGCGGCGCGGTTCCTCAAGCTGTACTACACGCCGGGCTTCGCGCGCTGGGCGACGTCGGTCAGCCCGTGGCCGCTGCGCCGCTCCGTGGCGATCATCGGCGGCGGCCTGCCGGGCTGCGAGCTCGGCGAGCTCGCCATGCACTCGGGGCGCCGGACGTCGATCCTCGAGGAGGGCAGGAAGATCGGCTACGACGTGGGCGGCTCCGACCGGTTCCACGTCACCTCGGACTTCAAGAAGGCCCCGAACGTCACCACGTACCCGTCGACCCGGGTCACGGAGATCACCCCCGACGGCGTGCGCGGCGTGCAGACCGCGCCCGACGGCTCGCAGGCGCCGGTGCGCGTGACCGCGAAGACCGTCGCCGTGACGCTCGGCTTCGTGCCGAACCCGGGCCTGGCGCGCGAGATCGAGGCGCTCGGCGTCGAGGTGCACGCGGTCGGCGACTGCGCCGAGCCGGGCCGGATCGCCGACGCCACCAAGGCCGGCTACCGGGCGGGGGTGGCCCTGTGA
- a CDS encoding MFS transporter, whose translation MNTTAVSPARRSAAPTRSTYAWVILIACIGFYAVPVGIVGNTSGIFVTPVMDEFGWSRTEATLYMTIQPWVAALCTPFAGKLMARFNPRWILTITAAAYGLSTIWTAYATHPWQWHLYGVIYGVSCSFFMFLAVPTLVNAWFRKQTGLAIGIAGAALSILAAVASPVGQSMIESQGWQHTRLVFGIVITVVSVLFSALLVRKDPASMNVLPFGADEGEAAGATGAAATPGTKPAEEGATLAQARRIPAFYLLILTAGFLVFCASFFQQIPSFAATGKLGAEAGAVAVSIVMVGGTVGKFLLGWLSDALGSKVTGVAAGVCGAAGLAMALFAGSSVALFYVGMGVFGIGYSALTVISPMVAREGFGTANYAEIYSWVSTGIFVFSGLAALTYARIYDMSGSFTPAFVLVIGLYLAVAVFVPVIVRTARRGWAGRG comes from the coding sequence GTGAACACGACGGCCGTCTCACCGGCCCGGCGGAGCGCCGCCCCGACGCGCTCGACCTACGCCTGGGTCATCCTGATCGCCTGCATCGGCTTCTACGCCGTGCCGGTCGGCATCGTCGGCAACACCTCCGGCATCTTCGTGACCCCGGTCATGGACGAGTTCGGCTGGAGCCGCACCGAGGCCACGCTGTACATGACCATCCAGCCGTGGGTCGCGGCCCTGTGCACGCCGTTCGCCGGCAAGCTCATGGCGCGGTTCAACCCGCGGTGGATCCTCACGATCACCGCGGCCGCGTACGGCCTGAGCACCATCTGGACCGCGTACGCGACGCACCCGTGGCAGTGGCACCTGTACGGCGTCATCTACGGCGTCTCGTGCTCGTTCTTCATGTTCCTCGCGGTCCCGACGCTGGTGAACGCGTGGTTCCGCAAGCAGACCGGCCTGGCGATCGGCATCGCCGGCGCGGCGCTGAGCATCCTCGCCGCGGTGGCGAGCCCCGTCGGCCAGTCGATGATCGAGTCGCAGGGCTGGCAGCACACCCGCCTGGTGTTCGGCATCGTCATCACCGTCGTCTCGGTGCTGTTCAGCGCGCTGCTCGTCCGCAAGGACCCGGCGTCGATGAACGTGCTGCCGTTCGGCGCGGACGAGGGCGAGGCCGCCGGGGCCACCGGGGCCGCCGCGACGCCCGGCACCAAGCCGGCCGAGGAGGGCGCGACGCTCGCCCAGGCCCGGCGCATCCCCGCGTTCTACCTGCTGATCCTCACGGCAGGGTTCCTCGTGTTCTGCGCGTCGTTCTTCCAGCAGATCCCGTCGTTCGCGGCCACCGGGAAGCTCGGTGCCGAGGCCGGCGCGGTCGCGGTGTCGATCGTCATGGTCGGCGGCACGGTCGGGAAGTTCCTGCTCGGCTGGCTGAGCGACGCCCTGGGCAGCAAGGTCACGGGCGTCGCCGCGGGCGTGTGCGGCGCGGCGGGCCTCGCGATGGCCCTGTTCGCCGGGTCGTCGGTCGCCCTGTTCTACGTCGGCATGGGCGTGTTCGGCATCGGCTACTCGGCCCTGACGGTCATCTCGCCGATGGTCGCCCGCGAGGGCTTCGGCACCGCGAACTACGCGGAGATCTACTCGTGGGTCTCCACCGGCATCTTCGTCTTCTCCGGCCTCGCGGCCCTGACGTACGCGCGGATCTACGACATGAGCGGGTCCTTCACCCCGGCCTTCGTGCTCGTGATCGGCCTGTACCTCGCGGTGGCCGTGTTCGTCCCGGTCATCGTCCGGACCGCCCGCCGCGGCTGGGCCGGCCGGGGCTGA
- a CDS encoding CoA transferase: MKDADGQPFGNLQDLKVVNASSVVAGPFMCGLFAEQGADVIQVENTRVPDMYRLWPQSWSTERRNQRSMSLDIPSEQGRQVLFRLIADADMLVESSKGGTWASWGLTDEVLWEVNPRLVVVHISGFGLTGDPAYLRRASFDSIGQAFSGYLAINGFPDPLPPYVTKPYTGDFVTGLFGAWSALAAVLRSRQTGQGESIDLAQFESLVRLQASYLTDGLNKGLQAPRMGNLDSYGACNGTERCADGWVFVAVGGATAIRNMVTLFGLDGDPDFDGVIQSISRDKPERARKFVEKLEAFCAERTVAEVDAELGALGVAVSPVMTYQMMREHPHYQQRGVFETWEDLATGEDVTGAAPVPRFRNNPSKTVRGGAPRDFDTDTVLAEHGFTADEITALRADGVVGGPAA, from the coding sequence ATGAAGGACGCTGACGGACAGCCGTTCGGCAACCTGCAGGACCTCAAGGTCGTCAACGCCTCCTCGGTGGTCGCCGGCCCGTTCATGTGCGGGCTGTTCGCCGAGCAGGGCGCCGACGTCATCCAGGTGGAGAACACCCGGGTCCCCGACATGTACCGCCTCTGGCCGCAGTCCTGGTCGACCGAGCGCCGCAACCAGCGTTCGATGAGCCTGGACATCCCCTCCGAGCAGGGCCGGCAGGTGCTGTTCCGCCTGATCGCGGACGCGGACATGCTGGTCGAGTCGTCCAAGGGCGGCACCTGGGCGTCCTGGGGGCTCACGGACGAGGTGCTGTGGGAGGTCAACCCGCGGCTCGTCGTCGTGCACATCTCCGGGTTCGGCCTCACCGGGGACCCGGCCTACCTGCGCCGGGCCTCGTTCGACTCCATCGGGCAGGCGTTCAGCGGCTACCTGGCGATCAACGGGTTCCCGGACCCGCTGCCGCCGTACGTCACCAAGCCGTACACCGGCGACTTCGTCACGGGCCTGTTCGGCGCGTGGTCGGCGCTCGCGGCGGTGCTGCGCTCCCGGCAGACGGGCCAGGGGGAGAGCATCGACCTCGCGCAGTTCGAGTCGCTGGTCCGCCTGCAGGCGTCGTACCTGACCGACGGTCTGAACAAGGGCCTGCAGGCGCCCCGCATGGGCAACCTCGACAGCTACGGCGCGTGCAACGGCACCGAGCGCTGCGCGGACGGCTGGGTGTTCGTCGCGGTCGGCGGCGCCACGGCGATCCGGAACATGGTCACGCTGTTCGGCCTGGACGGCGATCCCGACTTCGACGGCGTCATCCAGTCGATCAGCCGCGACAAGCCGGAGCGGGCGCGCAAGTTCGTCGAGAAGCTCGAGGCGTTCTGCGCGGAGCGGACCGTGGCCGAGGTGGACGCCGAGCTCGGTGCCCTGGGCGTCGCGGTGAGCCCGGTCATGACCTACCAGATGATGCGCGAGCACCCGCACTACCAGCAGCGCGGCGTCTTCGAGACCTGGGAGGACCTGGCGACCGGCGAGGACGTCACCGGCGCCGCCCCCGTGCCGCGGTTCCGCAACAACCCCTCGAAGACGGTGCGCGGCGGCGCGCCCCGCGACTTCGACACCGACACCGTGCTCGCCGAGCACGGCTTCACCGCGGACGAGATCACCGCGCTGCGCGCCGACGGCGTCGTCGGCGGCCCGGCCGCCTGA
- a CDS encoding CoA transferase produces MPTNKPAFGMLEGFRVVMTGLSVAAPFAAELYAEHGADVIWVENPRAVDTSRVARRSGAWQQDRRNMRSLALDYVHGEGREVFLRLIETTDVLIEASVGGRFARIGLSDAVLWERNPRLVVAHISGFGQTGEEAWVRRASYDPIAQAFGCAMRMNGMPGQPSTPAMPFPADYTAAFFAFGMANAALLSRERTGKGESLDIAQFEAMLRIQANYPTDYLRYGLDYVKEGDRSRICAVYGTYRCGDGEEVYVLALGAGVLARLLPVLGLEPGSALFPQGAGYVPVGTPAAGALERAFTGFIEARTAAQVEDELAAAGVPVSRLLDYAAAREHPHYRARGVFTEWTAADGVTTVPGVKVVPEVANRPGRIWRGAPTVGQDNDDLLAELGVPDATRDALYAAGGLSRLPYAETTA; encoded by the coding sequence GTGCCGACGAACAAGCCGGCCTTCGGCATGCTCGAGGGCTTCCGGGTGGTCATGACGGGCCTGTCCGTCGCCGCCCCGTTCGCCGCCGAGCTGTACGCCGAGCACGGCGCCGACGTGATCTGGGTGGAGAACCCGCGCGCCGTCGACACCTCCCGCGTCGCCCGCCGCTCCGGCGCCTGGCAGCAGGACCGGCGCAACATGCGCTCGCTCGCCCTGGACTACGTGCACGGCGAGGGCCGCGAGGTGTTCCTGCGGCTGATCGAGACCACCGACGTCCTGATCGAGGCGTCGGTCGGCGGCCGCTTCGCGCGGATCGGCCTGTCCGACGCGGTGCTCTGGGAGCGCAACCCGCGGCTGGTGGTCGCGCACATCTCCGGGTTCGGGCAGACGGGCGAGGAGGCCTGGGTGCGCCGCGCCTCCTACGACCCGATCGCCCAGGCCTTCGGCTGCGCGATGCGGATGAACGGCATGCCGGGGCAGCCCTCGACCCCGGCCATGCCCTTCCCGGCGGATTACACGGCGGCATTCTTCGCGTTCGGTATGGCGAATGCGGCCCTGCTGTCCCGCGAGCGCACCGGAAAGGGTGAGAGCCTGGACATCGCGCAGTTCGAGGCGATGCTGCGCATTCAGGCGAACTATCCCACCGACTACCTGCGGTACGGCCTGGACTACGTCAAGGAGGGCGACCGCTCGCGCATCTGCGCCGTCTACGGGACGTACCGCTGCGGCGACGGTGAGGAGGTCTACGTCCTCGCGCTGGGCGCGGGCGTGCTCGCGCGGCTGCTGCCGGTGCTCGGCCTGGAGCCCGGGTCCGCGCTGTTCCCCCAGGGCGCCGGCTACGTCCCGGTCGGGACGCCCGCGGCCGGCGCGCTCGAGCGCGCGTTCACGGGGTTCATCGAGGCCCGCACCGCCGCGCAGGTCGAGGACGAGCTGGCCGCCGCCGGCGTCCCGGTCTCCCGGCTGCTCGACTACGCGGCCGCCCGCGAGCACCCGCACTACCGGGCCCGCGGCGTGTTCACCGAGTGGACCGCCGCCGACGGCGTGACCACCGTGCCCGGCGTCAAGGTCGTCCCCGAGGTCGCGAACCGGCCCGGGCGGATCTGGCGCGGCGCGCCGACGGTCGGCCAGGACAACGACGACCTGCTCGCCGAGCTCGGCGTCCCGGACGCCACCCGCGACGCGCTGTACGCCGCGGGCGGTCTGTCCCGCCTGCCGTACGCCGAGACCACCGCCTGA
- a CDS encoding HPr family phosphocarrier protein produces the protein MERPVVVAIAEGLHARPAALFVAEAGKQPVPVTVRKGENEPVQAASILGIMTLGAAAGDTVVLATEADGPEAEAALDALEAFLLQTEIA, from the coding sequence ATGGAACGTCCCGTCGTCGTCGCCATCGCCGAGGGCCTGCACGCCCGCCCTGCTGCCCTGTTCGTCGCCGAGGCCGGCAAGCAGCCGGTGCCGGTCACGGTCCGCAAGGGGGAGAACGAGCCGGTCCAGGCCGCGAGCATCCTCGGGATCATGACGCTGGGCGCGGCCGCGGGCGACACCGTCGTGCTCGCGACCGAGGCCGACGGCCCGGAGGCCGAGGCCGCGCTGGACGCGCTGGAGGCGTTCCTGCTCCAGACCGAGATCGCCTGA
- the rnhA gene encoding ribonuclease HI, translating to MSAAESTPPAVEMWTDGACKGNPGVGGWGALLRSNGHERELFGGEAVTTNNRMELMAVIEGLRALNQPCRVDLHVDSQYVMQGVTKWIAGWKRNGWRTADKKPVKNQDLWQALDAEVARHAVSWHWVKGHAGDPGNERADALANKGVAEVRAG from the coding sequence ATGAGCGCCGCCGAGAGCACCCCGCCCGCCGTCGAGATGTGGACCGACGGGGCCTGCAAGGGCAACCCGGGCGTCGGCGGCTGGGGCGCGCTGCTCCGGTCGAACGGGCACGAGCGCGAGCTGTTCGGCGGCGAGGCCGTCACGACGAACAACCGCATGGAGCTGATGGCCGTCATCGAGGGCCTGCGCGCGCTGAACCAGCCGTGCCGGGTCGACCTGCACGTGGACTCGCAGTACGTGATGCAGGGCGTGACGAAGTGGATCGCCGGCTGGAAGCGCAACGGCTGGCGCACCGCCGACAAGAAGCCGGTGAAGAACCAGGACCTGTGGCAGGCGCTGGACGCCGAGGTCGCCCGGCACGCGGTGAGCTGGCACTGGGTCAAGGGCCACGCCGGCGACCCGGGCAACGAGCGCGCGGACGCCCTGGCGAACAAGGGCGTCGCGGAGGTCCGCGCGGGCTGA
- a CDS encoding DEAD/DEAH box helicase, which produces MAASRSTLADRVPADPHDPDALYAAFTGWAGDQGLALYPHQDEALLELVTGSHVILSTPTGSGKSLVATAAHFVALAQGRRTYYTAPLKALVSEKFFALVEAFGSAHVGMMTGDSAVNPDAPIICCTAEILANLALRQGPDADIGQVVMDEFHFYADPQRGWAWQVPLLELPRAQFLLMSATLGDVTFFREDLERRTDVPVAVVADAERPVPLSFSYEVEPLHELLEMLVQTGRSPVYVVHFTQKEAVERAQALLSMTLASREQRDRIADELGDFRFGPGFGRTLSRLLRHGVGVHHAGMLPKYRRVVERLTQKGLLRVVCGTDTLGVGINVPIRTVLLTSLVKYDGTRMRHLSAREFHQIAGRAGRAGFDTTGEVLVLAPEHVIENRKALQKAGDDPKKLKKIVRKQAPPGMVNWTDKTFERLRDAEPEPLTSSFSVTHAMVLNVLARPTGDPVETMRHLLLDNHEPESSRGRLVRQAIAIYRSLRTAGVVERVVEPGPGPERLRRTVRLTLDVPPTFALNQPLSPFAYAALDLLDREDPGYAHDVVSVIEATLDDPRQVLAAQENRARGEAVAAMKADGIEYEERMALLEDVTYPRPLAELLGGTFQIFKQTNPWVADHELSPKSVVRDMHERAATFAEYVSLYQLDRTEGVLLRYLADAFRALRQTVPDDARTEELHEIIEWLGDLVRRTDSSLLDEWERLAHPEDLDDATVTESRPEDDAPPPVTTNRRVFRALVRGALFRRVDLAAREAYPALAALGDLDAADAPWTADRWGDALDPFYDDHDEILTGPAARGPALFQVDERPAAHGEAGARGDLWFVRQLLDDPAGDHDWRIDALVDLPASDAAGEVVLRVLEVGAL; this is translated from the coding sequence GTGGCAGCCTCCCGATCGACCCTGGCCGACCGGGTCCCCGCCGACCCGCACGACCCCGACGCGCTCTACGCGGCCTTCACCGGCTGGGCGGGCGACCAGGGGCTGGCCCTGTACCCGCACCAGGACGAGGCGCTGCTCGAGCTGGTCACCGGCTCGCACGTCATCCTCTCGACGCCCACGGGGTCCGGGAAGTCCCTGGTGGCGACCGCCGCGCACTTCGTCGCGCTCGCCCAGGGCCGCCGCACGTACTACACCGCCCCGCTGAAGGCGCTGGTCAGCGAGAAGTTCTTCGCCCTCGTCGAGGCCTTCGGCTCGGCACACGTCGGCATGATGACCGGCGACTCCGCGGTGAACCCCGACGCCCCGATCATCTGCTGCACCGCCGAGATCCTCGCGAACCTCGCGCTCCGCCAGGGCCCGGACGCGGACATCGGCCAGGTCGTCATGGACGAGTTCCACTTCTACGCCGACCCGCAGCGCGGCTGGGCGTGGCAGGTGCCGCTGCTCGAGCTGCCGCGGGCGCAGTTCCTGCTCATGTCGGCGACGCTCGGCGACGTCACGTTCTTCCGGGAGGACCTGGAGCGCCGCACGGACGTGCCCGTCGCCGTCGTCGCGGACGCCGAGCGCCCGGTGCCGCTGTCGTTCTCCTACGAGGTCGAGCCGCTGCACGAGCTGCTGGAGATGCTCGTGCAGACCGGTCGCTCCCCCGTGTACGTCGTGCACTTCACGCAGAAGGAGGCCGTCGAGCGCGCGCAGGCGCTGCTGTCGATGACCCTCGCCTCACGCGAGCAGCGCGACCGGATCGCCGACGAGCTCGGCGACTTCCGGTTCGGGCCGGGCTTCGGCAGGACGCTGTCCCGGCTGCTGCGGCACGGCGTCGGCGTGCACCACGCGGGCATGCTGCCCAAGTACCGCCGGGTCGTCGAGCGGCTGACCCAGAAGGGCCTGCTGCGGGTCGTGTGCGGCACCGACACGCTCGGCGTCGGGATCAACGTGCCGATCCGCACCGTGCTGCTCACGTCCCTGGTGAAGTACGACGGCACCCGGATGCGCCACCTGTCGGCGCGCGAGTTCCACCAGATCGCCGGACGCGCCGGCCGTGCCGGGTTCGACACGACCGGCGAGGTCCTGGTGCTCGCGCCGGAGCACGTCATCGAGAACCGCAAGGCCCTGCAGAAGGCCGGCGACGACCCGAAGAAGCTCAAGAAGATCGTCCGCAAGCAGGCCCCGCCCGGGATGGTGAACTGGACGGACAAGACCTTCGAGCGGCTGCGCGACGCCGAGCCGGAGCCGCTGACCTCGTCGTTCTCCGTGACGCACGCGATGGTGCTCAACGTCCTGGCCCGCCCCACCGGCGACCCCGTCGAGACGATGCGCCACCTGCTGCTCGACAACCACGAGCCCGAGTCGTCGCGCGGACGGCTGGTCCGGCAGGCGATCGCGATCTACCGCTCGCTGCGCACCGCCGGCGTGGTCGAGCGCGTCGTCGAGCCCGGGCCCGGGCCCGAGCGGCTGCGCCGGACGGTGCGGCTCACGCTGGACGTCCCGCCGACGTTCGCGCTCAACCAGCCGCTGTCCCCGTTCGCGTACGCGGCCCTCGACCTGCTGGACCGCGAGGACCCCGGGTACGCGCACGACGTCGTGTCGGTCATCGAGGCCACCCTCGACGACCCGCGCCAGGTGCTCGCGGCCCAGGAGAACCGCGCGCGCGGCGAGGCGGTCGCGGCCATGAAGGCGGACGGCATCGAGTACGAGGAGCGCATGGCGCTGCTCGAGGACGTGACCTACCCCCGGCCGCTGGCCGAGCTGCTCGGCGGCACGTTCCAGATCTTCAAGCAGACCAACCCGTGGGTCGCGGACCACGAGCTGTCCCCGAAGTCGGTCGTGCGGGACATGCACGAGCGCGCGGCGACGTTCGCGGAGTACGTGTCGCTCTACCAGCTGGACCGCACCGAAGGCGTGCTGCTGCGCTACCTCGCCGACGCGTTCCGGGCGCTGCGGCAGACCGTGCCGGACGACGCCCGCACCGAGGAGCTGCACGAGATCATCGAGTGGCTCGGCGACCTGGTCCGCCGCACCGACTCGAGCCTGCTGGACGAGTGGGAGCGGCTGGCCCACCCCGAGGACCTGGACGACGCCACCGTCACCGAGTCCCGCCCCGAGGACGACGCTCCCCCGCCCGTCACCACCAACCGGCGCGTGTTCCGGGCGCTGGTCCGCGGCGCGCTGTTCCGCCGGGTCGACCTGGCCGCGCGCGAGGCGTACCCGGCGCTGGCCGCGCTCGGCGACCTGGACGCCGCCGACGCCCCGTGGACCGCCGACCGCTGGGGCGACGCGCTCGACCCGTTCTACGACGACCACGACGAGATCCTCACCGGCCCGGCCGCCCGCGGCCCCGCGCTGTTCCAGGTGGACGAGCGGCCCGCCGCGCACGGCGAGGCGGGGGCCCGCGGCGACCTGTGGTTCGTCCGGCAGCTGCTCGACGACCCGGCCGGCGACCACGACTGGCGCATCGACGCTCTGGTGGACCTGCCCGCCTCGGACGCGGCCGGGGAGGTCGTGCTGCGAGTGCTCGAGGTGGGGGCGCTCTGA
- a CDS encoding VIT1/CCC1 transporter family protein — translation MSALSTHLLDRDRTVEPRRAEGRTDAARPGAGAPAAPDVPHLPDRTVDLPTAGRLNWLRAGVLGANDGIVSVAATVVGVAGAATEVTTLAVAGVAALVAGALSMAAGEYVSVSSQRDAEKVLRAHGALDADAELTNPWHAALASLLAFVVGGVVPLLVVLAPWGGGRIVATFAAVVLALVVTGSVSARLGGARPARAVLRNVVGGSLAMVVTYGIGSLVGLAV, via the coding sequence ATGAGCGCGCTGTCGACCCACCTCCTGGACCGTGACCGGACCGTCGAGCCGCGCCGCGCGGAGGGTCGCACCGACGCCGCGCGGCCGGGCGCGGGGGCGCCGGCCGCGCCGGACGTGCCGCACCTGCCGGACCGGACCGTCGACCTGCCGACCGCCGGCCGGCTGAACTGGCTGCGCGCGGGGGTGCTCGGCGCGAACGACGGCATCGTGTCCGTCGCCGCGACGGTCGTCGGCGTCGCCGGCGCCGCGACCGAGGTCACCACCCTGGCGGTCGCCGGCGTGGCCGCCCTCGTCGCCGGGGCCCTGTCGATGGCCGCCGGCGAGTACGTCTCCGTCAGCAGCCAGCGCGACGCCGAGAAGGTGCTGCGCGCCCACGGCGCGCTGGACGCGGACGCCGAGCTCACGAACCCCTGGCACGCCGCGCTCGCGTCGCTGCTGGCGTTCGTCGTCGGCGGCGTCGTGCCGCTGCTCGTCGTGCTCGCGCCCTGGGGCGGCGGGCGGATCGTCGCGACGTTCGCGGCCGTCGTGCTCGCGCTCGTCGTGACCGGGTCGGTGAGCGCGCGCCTCGGCGGCGCCCGCCCCGCCCGCGCGGTGCTCCGGAACGTGGTCGGCGGCTCGCTGGCGATGGTCGTCACGTACGGCATCGGCTCGCTGGTCGGCCTCGCGGTCTGA